The following are encoded together in the Lathyrus oleraceus cultivar Zhongwan6 chromosome 3, CAAS_Psat_ZW6_1.0, whole genome shotgun sequence genome:
- the LOC127127699 gene encoding pantoate--beta-alanine ligase, producing MAQKQPLIVRDKNQMRNWSRSMRSQSKLIAFVPTMGYLHQGHLSLITEAHKHANVVAVSIYVNPGQFSPNEDLSTYPSDFEGDVQKLLSVPGGVDVVFNPKNLYDYGESEGGEGGGGGGGGEVVSCVEKSGLGHESWVRVEKLEKGLCGKSRPVFFRGVATIVAKLFNIVEPDVAVFGKKDYQQWRVIQRMVRDLDFSIKVIGCEITRENDGLAMSSRNVHLSSEEREKALSINKSLSRAKSAAEDGQIQCEKLRNLVIQCITDAGGRIDYAEIVDQQSLEKVELIKSPVVFCVAALFGKVRLIDNMEINL from the exons ATGGCACAAAAACAACCTCTAATAGTCAGAGACAAAAACCAGATGAGAAACTGGTCAAGGTCAATGAGATCCCAATCCAAACTCATTGCTTTCGTTCCCACCATGGGTTACCTTCACCAAGGCCATCTTTCTCTCATCACAGAAGCTCACAAACACGCCAATGTCGTCGCAGTATCAATCTACGTCAACCCGGGTCAGTTTTCACCTAATGAAGATCTTTCCACTTACCCTTCTGATTTTGAAGGTGATGTTCAGAAGCTTTTGTCTGTTCCTGGTGGTGTTGATGTTGTTTTTAATCCAAAGAATTTGTATGATTATGGGGAGAGTGAGGGTGGTGaaggtggtggtggtggtggtggtggtgagGTGGTGTCTTGTGTTGAGAAGAGTGGTTTGGGACATGAGAGTTGGGTTAGAGTTGAGAAACTTGAAAAGGGTCTTTGTGGGAAGAGTAGGCCTGTTTTCTTTAGAGGTGTTGCTACTATTGTTGCTAAGTTGTTTAATATTGTTGAGCCTGATGTTGCTGTGTTTGGGAAAAAGGATTATCAGCAGTGGAGAGTTATTCAGAGAATG GTTCGCGATCTTGACTTTTCCATAAAAGTGATAGGTTGTGAAATAACTAGGGAAAACGATGGCCTAGCAATGAGTTCGCGCAATGTACATCTTTCATCTGAAGAGAGGGAAAAG GCGCTATCTATAAACAAATCATTATCAAGAGCCAAGTCAGCCGCCGAAGACGGTCAGATACAATGTGAGAAATTGAGGAACTTAGTCATCCAATGTATTACTGACGCTGGGGGAAGAATCGACTATGCTGAG ATTGTTGATCAACAGAGTTTAGAGAAAGTGGAGTTGATCAAAAGTCCTGTTGTGTTCTGTGTTGCTGCACTGTTTGGGAAGGTGAGGCTTATAGACAACATGGAAATCAACTTATAA